In Alistipes ihumii AP11, a genomic segment contains:
- a CDS encoding 4Fe-4S dicluster domain-containing protein has translation MEWGFTISRPRAVDLDKNDMGYSKRLLREHPELQTCIACGNCTATCTAGTLVKFNVRKLQTLVRRGEYQGVRAELDKCMLCGKCRLVCPRGINIRQLVQTLKKELAGQ, from the coding sequence ATGGAATGGGGGTTTACGATCAGCCGGCCGCGAGCCGTCGATCTCGACAAAAACGACATGGGATACTCGAAGCGCCTGCTGAGGGAACATCCCGAGCTGCAGACGTGCATCGCATGCGGCAACTGTACGGCGACCTGTACGGCCGGAACGCTCGTGAAGTTCAACGTGCGCAAGCTTCAGACGCTCGTCCGCCGAGGCGAATACCAGGGCGTTCGCGCCGAGCTGGACAAGTGCATGCTATGCGGCAAGTGCCGTCTGGTATGTCCCCGAGGCATCAATATCCGGCAACTGGTCCAGACGCTGAAGAAGGAACTGGCCGGACAGTAG